aacactggagcaccagtagagcaggagctagtccaccggggccacaatacattgtccaggaacaacactggagcaccagtagagcaggagctagtccaccggggccacaatacattgtccaggaacaacactggagcaccagtagagcaggagctagtgcaccggggccacaatacattgGTCCGGCGTTCGAATCCCGGGCTTGGTGAGACGTTTGTCAACGTTTTACTTATAATATGAGCGGATGCCTCTGTCCATCAGGCCTTGGTGGATAGATACGTGATGGTGAGCTAACTCATGTGAGCTGCGTTCTGGGGACGATGAGCCACTGACAACGGCCACCTTGGtacgtgttacggccctctcgggtcgcaactgggttcgtactctgatgttattagaggaagggtatccggccccaagccagtagtggctttcaagggatgagatccgtgacgcaagtaaaataaaaggggaagggaaagaaaggcaaaaacttaagattataattaataccttcaccaataaataatatataaaagttacacaggggaaggggtattaacacttatttacactgtagtcttcttctgaagactctggatcctttcggtgctgagtcctcggtgctctcgtggtctcttgacgaatccttcgatcaagctgagtctacccctgacacaggccagccaaaacaccgttccactgggggcaccgccgtggaggccgtcaaccacaagtccagcagaacagctggcaggttccggatcagcaacgctggtcaggccactccacgagcgatactagggtagcgccctagtcaggagcctcgtgtgataccacagatcactctcctgtctactataccccagtggttaatcgtctccagcagtcggtcccgggtacgacaatccttcactgccgcttcacaggcagggtaacaccacagtgttcctccgggaggcgactcacagctgctgcagcaaagcacaaggtatggggacggctgccttgggtagactgacccaacttcccttacagcagtcccaggtcgactctgtaagcagacacgtcatcaataacagggacacactaaagcacctcacttacaggctcagacacaaacgcccgacgtatccactccatagatggcgttgtcgtctgagcaccacctcaccagaggtcagcagcggcggtgttgtgagctgcacaggactggaaactggcccttgtggccagtacacttcgtcctcaccaggtgtcgtcgtccatttggagggggtttcgggagctgacccacagatggcgcggtcgtcactgctccgtgctcggacgctggattcgggtccgtaacagtacgCCGGACGGGCTTCCTATCCCACACAACACCAAATACCAAAGGGACACAATGTTAGAACATGAGCACGAGGGATATTAAAGACTGACGTTTGTAAGAGGCGAGGCAACGTTTGTTTACATACAGAGACTAAGTCACGTGTGTGTGAATACCATGATAACACTTTCCTGGGAGTGaccagctgcctcttgtgggtcaatagtagctgcctcgtgtgggtcaatagtagctgcctcttgtgggtcaatagtagctgcctcatgtgggtcaatagtagctgcctcttgtgggtcaatagtagctgcctcttgtgggtcaatagtagctgcctcgtgtgggtcaatagtagctgcctcgtgtgggtcaatagtaactgcctcgtgtgggtcaatagtaactgcctcgtgtgggtcaatagtagctgcctcttgtgggtcaatagtagctgcctcttgtgagtcaataggaactgcctcgtgtgggtcaatagtagctgcctcttgtgggtcaatagtagctgcctcttgtgggtcaatagtagctgcctcttgtgagtCAATAGtaactgcctcgtgtgggtcaagagtagctgcctcttgtgggtcaatagtagctgcctcatgtgggtcaagagtagctgcctcttgtgagtcaatagtagctgcctcttgtgggtcaatagtagctgcctcttgtgggtcaatagtagctgcctcatgtgggtcaatagtagctgcctcttgtgggtcaatagtagctgcctcttgtgggtcaatagtagctgcctcttgtgggtcaatagtagctgctacCTCGTGTGAGTCAATAGTAGGTgcatcgtgtgggtcaatagtagctgcctcgtgtgggtcaatagtagctgcctcgtgagggtcaatagtagctgcctcttgtgggtcaatagtagctgcctcgtgtgggtcagtagtagctgcctcttgttggtcaatagtagctgcctcgtgtgggtcaatagtagctgcctcttgtgggtcaatagtagctgcctcctgtgggtcaatagtagcttcctcttgtgggtcaatagtagctgcctcgtgtgggtcaatactagctgcctcgtgtgggtcaatagtagctgcctcgtgtaggtcaatagtagctgcctcgtgtgggtcaatagtagcggcCACGTGTgtttcaatagtagctgcctcgtgtgggtcaataatagctgcctcttgtgggtaaataatagctgcctcttgtgggtcaatagtagctgcctcattTGGGTCAATAGTGGCtgtctcgtgtgggtcaatagtagctgcctcgtgtgggtcaatagtagctgcctagtGTGGGTCAGAAGTAGCTGCCtcatgtgggtcaatagtagctgcctcttgtgggtcaatagtagctgcctcttgtgggtcaatagtagctgcctcattTGGGTCAATAGTGGCtgtctcgtgtgggtcaataggagctgcctcttgtgggtcaatagtagctgcctcgtcttGATCAAGAGAAGCTGCCTCGTGGGGGTCAATAGTAGCTCCCTCGTGTGGGTCAGTAGCAActccctcgtgtgggtcaatagtagctgtctCACGTGGGCcattagtagctgcctcgtatttgtcaatagcagctgcctcgtattggtcaGTAGCAActccctcgtgtgggtcaatagtagctgtctCACGTAGGTCATTAGTAGCTGCctagtgtgggtcaatagtagctgcctcgtgtgggtcaatagtagctgcctcgtgtgggtcaataatagctgtctcgtgtgggtcaatagtagctgcctcgtgttggTCAattgtagctgcctcttgtgggtcaatagtagctgcctcgtgtgggtcaatagtagctgcctagtgtgggtcaatagcagctgtctcgtgtgggtcaatagtatctgcctcttgtgggtcaatagtagctgcctcgtgtgggtcaatagtagcttcctcttgtgggtcaatagtagctgcctcgggtgggtcaatagtagctgcctcgtgtgggtcaattgtagctgcctcgtgtgggtcaatagtagctgcctcgtgtgggtcaatagtagcggccacgtgtgggtcaatagtagctgcctcgtgtgggtcaataatagctgcctcttgtgggtaaataatagctgcctcttgtgggtcaatagtagctgcctcattTGGGTCAATAGTGGCTGTCTCGTATGGGTCaaaagtagctgcctcgtgtgggtcaatagtagctgcctagtGTGGGTCAGAAGTAGCTGCCtcatgtgggtcaatagtagctacctcttgtgggtcaatagtagctgcctcttgtgggtcaatagtagctgcctcattTGGGTCAATAGTGGCtgtctcgtgtgggtcaatagtagctgcctcttgtgggtcaatagtagctgcctcgtgtggatcaatagtagctgcctcgtcttGGTCAAGAGAAGCTGCCTCGTGGGGGTCAAAAGTAGCTCCCTCGTGTGGGTCAGTAGCAACTCCCTCGTGTTGGTCAATAGTAGCTGTCTCACGTGGGTCATTAGTagcggcctcgtatgggtcaatagtagctcccTCGTGTGGGTCAGTAGCAActccctcgtgtgggtcaatagtagctgtctCACGTGGGTcattagtagctgcctcgtatgggtcaatagcagctgcctcgtatgggtcagtaGCAACTCCCTCgtttgggtcaatagtagctgtctCACGTAGGTCATTAGTAGCTGCctagtgtgggtcaatagtagctgcctcgtgtgggtcaataatagctgtctcgtgtgggtcaatagtagctgcctcgtgtgggtcaattgtagctgcctcttgtgggtcaatagtagctgcctcgtgtgggtcaatagtagctgcctagtgtgggtcaatagcagctgtctcgtgtgggtcaatagtagctgcctcttgtgggtcaatagtagctgcctcgtgtgggtcaatagtagcttcctcttgtgggtcaatagtagctgcctcgtgtgggtcaatagtagctgcctcgtgtgggtcaattgtagctgcctcgtgtgggccaatagtagctgcctcgtgtgggtcaatagtagctgccacgtgtgggtcaatagtagctgcctcgtctgGGTCAAtaatagctgcctcttgtgggtaaataatagctgcctcttgtgggtcaatagtagctgcctcattTGGGTCAATAGTGGCtgtctcgtatgggtcaatagtagctgcctcgtgtgggtcaatagtagctgcctagtGTGGGTCAGAAGTAGCTGCTtcatgtgggtcaatagtagctgcctcttgtgggtcaatagtaggtgcctcttgtgggtcaatagtagctgcctcattTGGGTCAATAGTGGCtgtctcgtgtgggt
The genomic region above belongs to Procambarus clarkii isolate CNS0578487 chromosome 33, FALCON_Pclarkii_2.0, whole genome shotgun sequence and contains:
- the LOC138370717 gene encoding A-kinase anchor protein 5-like, coding for MSKSTIDPNEGVATDPYEAAAIDPYEAATNDPRETATIDPHEGVATDPHEGATIDPYEAATNDPRETATIDQHEGVATDPHEGATFDPHEAASLDQDEAATIDPHEAATIDPQEAATIDPHETATIDPNEAATIDPQEAATIDPQEAATNDLRETATIDPHEGVATDQYEAAAIDKYEAATNGPRETATIDPHEGVATDPHEGATIDPHEAASLDQDEAATIDPQEAAPIDPHETATIDPNEAATIDPQEAATIDPQEAATIDPHEAATSDPH